A window from Citrus sinensis cultivar Valencia sweet orange chromosome 3, DVS_A1.0, whole genome shotgun sequence encodes these proteins:
- the LOC107176861 gene encoding pectinesterase inhibitor 10-like, translating to MEGSFLRHTLVALLIILLEFSTNLASNPSDNSNIEYIRTSCSGTIYRRLCYRSLSVYAAKIKSNPKTLANTALNITLKATKSTSRMMVKMSRIPGMIPRETAGAVADCIEVIGDSIDELQDSMDELGHIRNSNFWLTMGDVQTWVSAALTYEDTCVDGLQGRPLNGYTKTMIRRHILKVAHLTSNALALINSYAAGSNPPSP from the coding sequence atgGAAGGTTCATTTTTGAGGCATACACTAGTAGCCCTGCTCATTATTCTCCTTGAATTCTCCACCAACTTAGCCTCAAACCCATCAGATAATTCAAACATAGAGTACATAAGAACATCATGTAGTGGCACAATCTATCGCAGGTTGTGCTACCGCTCACTCTCAGTCTATGCAGCCAAAATCAAAAGCAACCCCAAAACATTAGCCAACACAGCTCTCAACATAACCCTTAAAGCCACAAAATCAACGTCGAGAATGATGGTCAAGATGTCGAGAATCCCCGGCATGATCCCGAGGGAGACCGCAGGGGCAGTGGCAGATTGCATTGAGGTGATCGGTGACTCAATAGATGAGCTCCAAGATTCTATGGACGAACTGGGTCACATCAGGAACTCGAATTTTTGGCTCACAATGGGTGATGTCCAAACATGGGTAAGCGCAGCGTTAACGTATGAAGATACTTGCGTGGATGGGCTTCAAGGTAGGCCCTTGAACGGATATACGAAGACGATGATCAGGAGGCATATTCTTAAAGTTGCACATTTGACGAGCAACGCCTTGGCTCTCATAAATAGTTATGCCGCTGGCAGTAACCCTCCATCTCCCTAA